A genome region from Candidatus Dormiibacterota bacterium includes the following:
- a CDS encoding DNA-3-methyladenine glycosylase I, with protein MQRCGWAEGNPLMLEYHDREWGVPVHDDHLLFEFLVLEGAQAGLSWMTILRKREAYRKAFKDFDPAAVARFRETTVDGLMTLRAIVRNRRKIESAVRNARVVQAIAKEQGSFDRYAWSFVGGRPRRNAWKTMGDIPAETAESRALSKDLIARGANFVGPTICYAFMQATGLVNDHLVRCFRYPEL; from the coding sequence ATTCAGCGATGCGGCTGGGCGGAGGGAAACCCCTTGATGCTCGAGTACCACGACCGAGAGTGGGGTGTGCCGGTCCACGACGACCATCTCCTCTTCGAGTTCCTGGTCCTCGAGGGCGCCCAGGCCGGGCTGAGCTGGATGACGATCCTGCGGAAGCGCGAGGCCTACCGGAAAGCGTTCAAGGACTTCGACCCAGCAGCGGTCGCCCGCTTTCGCGAGACGACTGTCGACGGTCTGATGACCCTGCGGGCGATCGTCCGAAACCGGCGCAAGATCGAGAGCGCCGTCCGAAATGCCCGCGTGGTCCAGGCGATCGCGAAGGAGCAGGGCAGTTTCGATCGCTACGCCTGGTCCTTCGTCGGTGGCCGGCCACGGCGCAACGCGTGGAAGACGATGGGCGACATTCCCGCGGAGACCGCCGAGTCACGGGCGTTGAGCAAGGACCTGATCGCGCGCGGCGCGAACTTCGTCGGACCGACGATCTGCTACGCGTTCATGCAGGCGACCGGGCTGGTGAACGACCACCTGGTCAGGTGCTTCCGCTACCCAGAGCTCTGA
- a CDS encoding DUF427 domain-containing protein, whose translation MAKALEDRIVENVEPRPNAADDIVLVPTDRRVRVMFGGTTSADSRAVMLVLEKKRLAIYYFPVKDVRMDLLQPTNYKSSHAGKGEASFYSVKVGDRVAEKAAWRYLQPERPDLKDYVAFYWDKMDAWFEEDDEVFVHPRDPYHRVDVLNSSRHVKVIVGGEVVAETTQPRLLFETGLPTRYYIPKVDVRLDLLTPTNTSTRCPYKGKASYWTVNVGGKEFTDIVWGYPAPIPECPKIENLLCFYDEKVDAVYVDGEVQARPVTPWS comes from the coding sequence ATGGCAAAGGCTCTTGAAGACCGGATCGTCGAAAACGTAGAGCCGCGGCCCAACGCGGCCGATGACATCGTCTTGGTGCCGACCGACCGGCGTGTCCGGGTGATGTTCGGTGGTACCACGAGCGCCGACAGCCGCGCCGTGATGCTGGTGCTCGAGAAGAAGCGGCTGGCGATCTACTACTTTCCGGTGAAAGACGTCCGAATGGATCTGCTCCAGCCAACGAACTATAAAAGCTCCCATGCGGGTAAGGGCGAAGCGAGCTTCTACTCCGTCAAGGTCGGAGACCGGGTCGCGGAAAAGGCCGCTTGGCGTTACCTGCAACCCGAGCGCCCTGACCTGAAGGATTACGTTGCCTTCTACTGGGACAAGATGGATGCCTGGTTCGAGGAGGACGACGAGGTCTTCGTTCATCCCCGCGATCCCTACCATCGGGTGGACGTCTTGAACAGCTCTCGCCACGTGAAGGTCATCGTCGGCGGTGAGGTCGTCGCCGAGACCACCCAGCCCCGCCTCCTGTTCGAGACCGGCTTGCCCACCCGCTACTACATTCCGAAGGTGGACGTGCGACTGGACCTACTGACGCCCACCAACACGTCGACGCGCTGTCCCTACAAAGGCAAGGCGTCCTACTGGACCGTCAACGTCGGCGGCAAGGAATTCACCGATATCGTCTGGGGCTATCCGGCGCCAATCCCAGAGTGTCCGAAGATCGAGAATCTCCTGTGCTTCTACGATGAGAAGGTCGATGCCGTCTACGTGGACGGCGAGGTACAAGCCAGGCCGGTGACCCCCTGGTCATAA
- the msrA gene encoding peptide-methionine (S)-S-oxide reductase MsrA has product MKQAIFAAGCFWGVEAAFREIPGVTRTTVGYTGGTTENPSYRQVCTGNTGHAEAVQVDFDPDQVTYEQLLDVFWASHDPTTLNRQGWDLGTQYRSAIFSTDPAQQTAATASLLTRQETRRKPIVTEITPASAFYPAENYHQQYLEKRGQASCHVGLKSDQPVIDAGPKVQGGTSLWQRLLKTGSSKT; this is encoded by the coding sequence GTGAAACAAGCCATTTTCGCCGCCGGCTGTTTTTGGGGCGTCGAGGCGGCGTTTCGCGAAATACCTGGTGTGACACGGACCACGGTCGGCTACACCGGCGGCACGACGGAGAACCCCTCGTACCGTCAGGTCTGTACTGGAAACACCGGCCATGCCGAGGCGGTGCAGGTCGATTTCGACCCCGACCAGGTGACCTACGAGCAGCTTTTGGATGTCTTTTGGGCCAGCCACGATCCGACGACGCTGAACCGTCAGGGTTGGGACCTGGGCACCCAGTACCGTTCCGCAATCTTTTCTACCGACCCCGCGCAGCAGACCGCCGCGACGGCATCGCTTCTGACGCGGCAGGAAACACGCCGCAAGCCGATCGTGACCGAGATCACTCCGGCGTCCGCCTTCTACCCGGCGGAGAACTACCACCAGCAGTACCTCGAGAAGCGCGGCCAGGCCAGCTGTCACGTCGGCCTCAAGTCGGATCAGCCAGTCATTGATGCCGGACCGAAAGTCCAGGGAGGAACCTCGCTATGGCAAAGGCTCTTGAAGACCGGATCGTCGAAAACGTAG
- a CDS encoding DoxX family protein, whose product MVRLARTVARPLVASLFIASGLEVLANSEPRAKAAKPVVDKVASVVPFAPTDPIDAVRLNAAVHLGAGVLLAAGVMSRLAALSLAVSMVPTTIAGHPFWEIDDPGKRSQQRVQFLKNTAILGGLLVLALD is encoded by the coding sequence ATGGTGAGGCTCGCTCGAACGGTAGCCCGCCCATTGGTGGCAAGCCTCTTCATCGCGTCAGGGCTCGAGGTGCTGGCGAATTCTGAGCCGCGGGCGAAGGCGGCAAAGCCCGTGGTCGACAAGGTCGCCTCTGTCGTGCCCTTCGCGCCCACAGATCCGATTGACGCGGTCAGGTTGAACGCGGCGGTCCACCTTGGCGCCGGGGTACTCCTGGCCGCCGGCGTGATGTCGCGGCTCGCCGCCCTTTCGCTTGCGGTGTCAATGGTGCCGACCACCATCGCCGGTCACCCCTTCTGGGAGATCGACGACCCGGGCAAGCGCTCGCAGCAGCGGGTGCAGTTCCTCAAGAACACCGCTATCCTTGGCGGGTTGCTGGTACTGGCTCTCGATTGA
- a CDS encoding transglycosylase domain-containing protein translates to MPRRRLSRYSLHRRLRLLRKSQRRIKSRRVFILVAVFMLALPLMVIPAFAAESVGNLPAVDGLSASGLNQDMLIFDRHGTLIDDIGDHGDHRIVVPLKSMSPFIKQATIAIEDRTFYDNKGVDVGGIVRAAVADYSHHRIAQGGSTISQQLVKQVFIGPNPPPTIQRKLREAVLAVDLNSRYSKDQILELYLNTIYYGAQSYGAEAAARGFFHTNSHDLTLGQAAMLAGLPQAPTQNSPLVNPTQAKVRQAEVLNAMVSQRMITPEQALAAENEQLQFFYPTNQLQAPYFVEKYVLDVLDKQFHIRPSDRKGYRVYTSLDLNLQHLAEAVVRNQINSQGNYYDFHDGALVAMDPRTGEVLAMVGGDDYYSPGGQINMATTTTRQPGSSFKMFTYTAAIESGRLNMTSPILDQPMVFPLGGGTDGLKPYAPLNYDQHFHGTIPLKMAMGNSLNIPAIKVELTTGIPAVLDTARRMGVTSLNQADNHYGMSLTLGGYGVSPLDMVTGASTLANLGLRHRPAPVLRIEDGLGKTVFAYDPTKNEFRAIRQQVAFIIDSIMSDDRNRCMSFGCGGDLTLRGRHVGAKTGTTQDFRDNWTVGFTPSLATAVWVGNPDYHRLAHNSTGIVGAAPIWHQFMAQALAAQPDEWYAVPGGVDQVGGNYYLPGTESLPPTLAAPWPSCRFTNFNPYTVTDAQLTVNGLPCVLNYAPRDIRGEG, encoded by the coding sequence ATGCCCCGACGCCGTCTGTCCCGCTATTCCCTGCACCGCCGGCTGCGGTTGCTTCGGAAGAGCCAGCGCCGCATCAAGAGCCGGCGCGTCTTCATCCTGGTGGCGGTCTTCATGCTCGCCCTTCCGTTGATGGTGATCCCGGCGTTCGCGGCCGAATCCGTCGGGAACCTCCCCGCGGTCGACGGCCTCTCCGCCAGTGGCCTCAACCAGGACATGCTCATCTTCGATCGGCACGGCACCCTCATCGACGACATTGGCGACCATGGCGACCACCGGATCGTGGTGCCTCTGAAGTCCATGTCACCGTTCATCAAGCAAGCGACGATCGCGATCGAGGACAGGACCTTCTACGACAACAAAGGCGTCGACGTGGGCGGCATCGTGCGGGCGGCGGTTGCCGATTACTCGCATCACCGTATCGCGCAGGGCGGGAGTACGATCAGTCAGCAGCTGGTCAAGCAGGTGTTCATCGGCCCGAACCCCCCGCCCACGATCCAGCGCAAGCTCCGCGAGGCGGTGCTCGCCGTCGACCTCAACAGCCGCTACTCGAAGGACCAGATCCTCGAGCTCTATCTGAACACGATCTATTACGGCGCGCAGAGTTACGGCGCGGAGGCGGCGGCCAGGGGCTTCTTCCACACGAACTCGCACGACCTGACGCTCGGCCAGGCCGCGATGCTGGCCGGGTTGCCGCAGGCGCCGACGCAGAATAGCCCGCTGGTCAACCCCACCCAGGCCAAGGTGCGGCAAGCGGAAGTGCTCAACGCGATGGTGTCGCAGAGAATGATCACGCCCGAGCAAGCGTTGGCTGCCGAGAACGAGCAACTGCAGTTCTTCTATCCGACCAACCAGCTGCAGGCTCCCTACTTCGTCGAGAAGTACGTTCTCGACGTCCTCGACAAGCAGTTCCACATCCGCCCGAGCGATCGCAAGGGTTATCGCGTCTACACGAGCCTTGACCTCAACCTGCAGCACCTGGCGGAGGCGGTGGTCCGCAACCAGATCAACAGCCAGGGCAATTACTACGACTTCCACGACGGCGCGCTGGTGGCCATGGATCCAAGGACGGGCGAGGTGCTGGCCATGGTGGGTGGGGACGACTACTACAGTCCGGGCGGTCAGATCAACATGGCGACCACGACCACCCGCCAGCCCGGATCGTCATTCAAGATGTTCACCTACACGGCGGCGATCGAGAGTGGCCGGCTGAACATGACCAGCCCGATCCTCGACCAGCCGATGGTGTTTCCGCTGGGCGGCGGCACCGATGGGCTGAAGCCGTATGCCCCGCTTAACTATGACCAGCACTTCCACGGCACGATCCCGCTGAAGATGGCGATGGGTAACTCGCTCAACATCCCGGCGATCAAGGTCGAGCTCACCACCGGAATCCCGGCCGTGCTCGACACCGCGCGGCGGATGGGCGTGACCAGTCTCAATCAGGCCGACAACCATTACGGCATGAGCCTGACGCTGGGCGGCTACGGCGTCTCACCGCTGGACATGGTCACCGGGGCCTCGACGCTCGCCAACCTCGGCCTCCGTCATCGGCCCGCACCGGTGTTGCGCATCGAGGACGGGCTGGGCAAAACCGTTTTCGCCTACGACCCGACGAAGAACGAGTTCCGTGCCATCAGGCAGCAGGTCGCCTTCATCATCGATTCGATCATGTCGGACGACCGCAACCGTTGCATGTCGTTCGGGTGCGGCGGCGACCTGACGCTCCGCGGCCGCCACGTCGGCGCCAAGACCGGCACCACCCAGGACTTCCGCGACAACTGGACGGTGGGCTTTACGCCATCGCTGGCCACGGCCGTCTGGGTTGGCAATCCCGATTACCATCGGCTCGCCCACAACTCAACGGGCATCGTGGGAGCCGCCCCCATCTGGCACCAGTTCATGGCCCAGGCGCTCGCCGCGCAGCCGGACGAGTGGTATGCCGTCCCTGGCGGCGTCGACCAGGTGGGCGGGAACTATTACCTGCCGGGGACTGAATCCTTGCCGCCGACGCTGGCTGCCCCGTGGCCGAGCTGCCGCTTCACGAACTTCAACCCCTACACCGTCACGGACGCGCAGTTGACCGTCAACGGACTACCCTGCGTCCTCAATTACGCGCCGCGCGACATCCGCGGCGAGGGCTAG
- a CDS encoding zinc ABC transporter substrate-binding protein — translation MTRVIKTLIVGALLAPLAACGAPATGAGSGTLQVIAGENFWGSIAAQLGGSHVTMTSIVTNPNTDPHEYESSAIDARAFATADYVVLNGAGYDAWASKLLSANPNQNRKVFTVADLLNKKAGDNPHFWYNPEWVDTVADKITADYRALDSADAAYFTQQREALATALKPYHDAIAHIRATHTGVAVGSTESIFVNLAHALGLNLISPAEFMQAISEGTDPPAQTVAQFQDQISHRQIKVLVYNTQTSTPITDNLKQLATQNGIPVVGISETVQPATASFQDWQIRQLNSLQAALPRQ, via the coding sequence ATGACTCGGGTTATCAAGACGCTGATCGTCGGCGCACTCCTCGCCCCCCTGGCCGCCTGCGGCGCACCTGCCACGGGCGCCGGGTCGGGCACCCTGCAGGTGATAGCGGGCGAGAACTTCTGGGGGAGCATCGCGGCCCAGCTGGGCGGCTCGCATGTCACGATGACCAGCATCGTCACCAACCCAAACACCGATCCCCACGAATACGAGAGCAGCGCCATCGATGCCCGCGCCTTCGCGACGGCCGACTACGTGGTCCTCAATGGCGCCGGCTACGACGCCTGGGCCAGCAAACTGCTATCGGCAAACCCCAACCAGAACCGCAAGGTGTTCACCGTCGCCGACCTTCTGAACAAGAAAGCGGGCGACAACCCGCACTTTTGGTACAACCCCGAGTGGGTCGACACGGTCGCTGACAAGATCACAGCGGACTATCGCGCACTCGATTCGGCAGACGCTGCCTATTTCACCCAGCAGCGTGAGGCGCTCGCGACCGCACTCAAGCCATACCATGACGCGATCGCGCATATCCGAGCCACCCACACTGGCGTCGCTGTTGGCTCGACCGAAAGCATCTTCGTCAACCTGGCGCACGCATTGGGCCTCAACCTGATCTCGCCGGCGGAATTCATGCAGGCGATCTCTGAGGGCACTGACCCGCCAGCGCAAACGGTGGCCCAATTCCAGGACCAGATCTCGCACCGCCAGATCAAGGTCCTCGTCTATAACACGCAGACCTCGACCCCGATCACGGACAACCTCAAGCAGCTGGCGACGCAAAACGGTATCCCGGTAGTCGGCATCTCGGAAACGGTCCAACCGGCGACCGCCTCCTTCCAGGACTGGCAGATCAGACAGCTGAATTCCCTCCAGGCCGCTCTCCCCCGACAATAA